Proteins co-encoded in one Bacillus infantis NRRL B-14911 genomic window:
- a CDS encoding uroporphyrinogen-III synthase: MTGESLPLAGKKVLVPRGKDQAGPFSELIRSYGGIPVEIPLLAFRPAEVTEEILHAVRELPTYDWVIFTSKNALETFISFAGRNAVFPKIAAIGTKTERAAEESGLAVSFTPEEFAAEGFIDEFLPFVEKGMKVLIPKGNKARSYIADELKRAGAEPQEIIIYETGFPEDSGEKLAVMLKNGSLDVLAFTSPSTVEHFMEIVRKTGAEAAIKGCLVACIGPVTQKRAEELGLGVHVVPAGYTIEDLAKSIAAELNQRRK, from the coding sequence ATGACCGGGGAGAGCCTTCCCCTTGCAGGCAAAAAAGTGCTTGTACCCAGGGGGAAGGATCAGGCCGGACCTTTTTCTGAGCTGATCCGCAGCTATGGCGGCATACCAGTGGAAATACCGCTGCTTGCTTTCAGGCCGGCAGAGGTAACAGAAGAAATCCTTCATGCTGTCAGGGAGCTTCCTACATACGATTGGGTCATTTTTACCAGCAAAAATGCCCTTGAAACTTTTATATCCTTTGCCGGCAGAAATGCCGTTTTTCCCAAGATTGCGGCCATTGGCACAAAAACAGAGAGGGCCGCAGAGGAGTCAGGGCTTGCTGTCAGCTTTACTCCGGAGGAATTTGCTGCAGAAGGATTTATTGATGAGTTCCTTCCCTTTGTCGAAAAAGGCATGAAGGTGCTGATCCCCAAAGGGAATAAAGCAAGAAGCTATATTGCAGACGAGCTTAAAAGGGCAGGGGCAGAGCCGCAGGAAATCATTATATATGAAACCGGATTTCCTGAAGATAGCGGAGAAAAGCTCGCAGTCATGCTGAAAAATGGATCGTTGGATGTGCTGGCCTTCACCAGCCCGTCGACTGTAGAGCATTTTATGGAGATTGTCCGCAAGACGGGTGCTGAAGCAGCTATCAAAGGCTGCCTTGTGGCCTGCATCGGCCCTGTTACTCAGAAAAGAGCGGAAGAACTGGGGCTTGGTGTCCATGTGGTCCCTGCCGGATATACGATTGAAGATTTGGCAAAAAGCATAGCAGCTGAATTGAATCAGAGGAGGAAATGA
- the hemC gene encoding hydroxymethylbilane synthase: protein MRKIIVGSRRSKLALTQTNWVMDQLKKIDDSFEFEVKEIVTKGDQILDVTLSKVGGKGLFVKEIEQAMLDEEIDMAVHSMKDMPAVLPEGLVIGSIPEREDHRDALISKGHQTLDQLKPGAVVGTSSLRRGAQLLAKRPDLEIKWIRGNIDTRLAKLETEEYDAIILAAAGLSRMGWTTDTVSEFLEPEVCLPAVGQGALSIECRESDKELLELLSKFTCGTTNQTVRAERAFLHKMEGGCQVPIAGYAVLNEKDEIELTGLVASPDGKTIYKEKVTGADPVEVGLRTAEKLIEKGAKKLIDDVKKELDGE, encoded by the coding sequence ATGAGAAAAATTATAGTCGGTTCTAGGCGCAGCAAGCTTGCATTAACACAGACCAACTGGGTGATGGACCAGTTGAAGAAGATAGACGATTCTTTCGAGTTTGAAGTGAAAGAAATCGTGACAAAAGGAGATCAGATCCTTGATGTGACCTTATCCAAGGTTGGCGGAAAAGGCTTATTTGTAAAAGAAATCGAGCAGGCTATGCTTGATGAAGAAATCGACATGGCAGTCCACAGCATGAAGGATATGCCCGCTGTCCTGCCGGAAGGCCTTGTGATAGGCTCTATTCCTGAAAGGGAGGATCACCGTGATGCATTGATTTCAAAAGGGCATCAGACACTGGATCAGCTTAAGCCGGGAGCGGTTGTCGGCACAAGCAGCCTGCGAAGAGGCGCACAGCTGCTTGCAAAGCGCCCGGATCTTGAAATCAAATGGATCAGGGGCAATATTGATACGAGGCTCGCAAAGCTTGAAACAGAGGAGTATGATGCCATCATTCTCGCTGCAGCAGGTCTGTCAAGAATGGGATGGACAACTGATACTGTTTCGGAATTCCTTGAGCCGGAAGTCTGCCTGCCGGCCGTTGGCCAGGGGGCATTGTCCATTGAGTGCCGCGAGAGCGATAAGGAGCTGCTTGAGCTGCTGAGCAAGTTCACTTGCGGGACAACAAACCAGACAGTCCGTGCCGAGCGTGCATTCCTTCATAAAATGGAGGGCGGATGCCAGGTTCCTATTGCAGGATATGCTGTGCTGAATGAGAAGGATGAAATTGAGCTTACAGGTCTTGTGGCTTCACCGGACGGAAAAACGATTTATAAAGAAAAAGTGACTGGAGCTGATCCTGTAGAAGTGGGCCTGAGAACTGCGGAAAAGCTGATTGAAAAAGGCGCCAAAAAGCTTATTGATGATGTAAAAAAGGAGCTTGACGGAGAATGA
- a CDS encoding cytochrome c biogenesis protein encodes MFDIYMTRLHELTVVLYALCVLLYFIDFLHNNRKANRVAFWLLAFVWILQTVFLFLYMKNTGRFPVLTIFEGLYFYAWVLITLSLGINRLLRVDFIVFFTNVLGFVIMAIHTFAPVQYESEVMAQQLVSELLLIHITVAILSYGAFSLSFVFSLLYLIQYDLLKRKKWGSRLLRIADLSKLEHMSYVLNVIGVPMLIISLILGTQWAYIKVPDMHWYDAKVIGSFIVLGVYSVYLYVRVARGFSGKSLALWNLASFLIVLINFFLFGRLSSFHFWSS; translated from the coding sequence ATGTTTGACATCTATATGACAAGGCTGCATGAGTTAACAGTCGTTCTGTATGCTTTATGCGTGCTTTTATACTTCATCGACTTTCTTCACAATAACCGGAAGGCCAACAGGGTTGCCTTCTGGTTACTTGCATTTGTGTGGATTCTGCAGACTGTTTTTCTGTTTTTGTACATGAAAAATACAGGGCGTTTTCCGGTGCTGACTATATTTGAAGGGCTATATTTTTATGCCTGGGTGCTTATCACTCTTTCGCTCGGAATCAACCGCCTTCTGAGAGTGGATTTTATCGTCTTTTTCACTAATGTGCTCGGCTTTGTCATCATGGCCATCCACACTTTTGCACCCGTTCAGTACGAATCTGAAGTCATGGCCCAGCAGCTCGTCTCGGAATTGCTCCTGATCCACATAACAGTCGCAATCCTTTCATATGGCGCCTTTTCACTGTCATTTGTCTTCTCTTTGCTGTATCTTATTCAGTATGACCTGCTAAAGAGGAAAAAATGGGGATCCAGGCTCCTGAGAATTGCAGATTTGTCAAAGCTTGAGCATATGTCATATGTATTAAATGTAATCGGTGTACCGATGCTGATTATAAGCCTGATCCTCGGGACGCAATGGGCTTATATCAAGGTACCAGATATGCATTGGTATGATGCGAAAGTCATTGGCTCATTCATCGTGCTTGGCGTATACAGCGTATACCTGTATGTGAGGGTGGCAAGGGGCTTTTCAGGCAAATCGCTGGCCCTGTGGAATCTCGCATCCTTTTTAATTGTACTTATCAACTTTTTCCTGTTTGGAAGGCTTTCATCCTTCCACTTCTGGAGCTCATAA
- the hemA gene encoding glutamyl-tRNA reductase, translating to MHIIVAGLNYKTAPVEIRERLTFNPDSLGDAMMALNSKKSVLENVILSTCNRTEIYAVVDQLHTGRYYIKEFLSEWFDMAHEEFSPYLFVYEQDGAVEHLFKVACGLDSMVLGETQILGQVRTSFLASQEKQATGTVFNQLFKQAVTLAKKAHSETEIGANAVSVSYAAVELAKKIFGSLDRKHVLVLGAGKMGELAIQNLHANGASKVTVINRTFEKAQDLASRFHGEAKTLQELQCALMEADILISSTGAKEFVITKEMMVHVEKMRKGKPLFMVDIAVPRDLDPKLSELDSVFLYDIDDLEGIVEANLQERKKAAAAIMMLIEGEIVEFKQWLNLLGVVPVISALREKALAIQSETMNSIERKLPHLSERDKKVLNKHTKSIINQMLKDPILQAKEMAAQADADKALDLFVKIFNIEDLVAEHDDEVKAAEPMRAAVKPAVPSFQS from the coding sequence ATGCATATTATTGTAGCAGGTCTTAATTATAAAACTGCCCCTGTCGAAATCCGCGAGCGTTTGACATTCAATCCGGACTCTCTGGGGGATGCCATGATGGCATTGAACAGCAAAAAGAGCGTCTTGGAAAATGTTATCCTTTCTACTTGCAACCGCACTGAAATATACGCAGTGGTCGATCAGCTTCATACCGGCCGCTATTATATAAAAGAATTTTTGTCTGAGTGGTTTGATATGGCCCATGAAGAATTCTCTCCGTATCTGTTTGTTTACGAACAGGACGGTGCTGTAGAGCATCTGTTTAAAGTTGCCTGCGGTTTGGACTCCATGGTTCTTGGCGAAACACAGATTCTTGGACAAGTGCGTACTAGCTTCCTGGCTTCACAGGAAAAGCAGGCGACAGGCACTGTATTTAATCAGCTTTTCAAGCAGGCTGTTACATTGGCCAAGAAGGCCCATTCTGAAACTGAAATTGGCGCAAATGCGGTTTCGGTCAGTTATGCTGCCGTCGAGCTGGCTAAAAAGATATTCGGATCTCTTGACCGGAAGCATGTCCTTGTCCTTGGAGCAGGGAAAATGGGAGAGCTGGCCATTCAGAACCTGCATGCCAATGGGGCAAGCAAGGTGACTGTCATCAACCGCACATTTGAAAAGGCCCAGGATCTGGCGAGCCGCTTCCACGGTGAAGCCAAGACCCTCCAGGAGCTGCAGTGCGCTTTAATGGAAGCTGATATCCTGATCAGCTCTACAGGTGCAAAGGAATTCGTCATTACGAAAGAGATGATGGTCCATGTAGAGAAGATGCGCAAAGGCAAACCGCTCTTTATGGTGGATATTGCCGTGCCACGCGATCTTGATCCTAAGCTTTCTGAGCTGGACAGCGTATTCCTTTATGATATTGACGATCTGGAAGGCATTGTAGAAGCCAATCTCCAGGAACGCAAAAAAGCGGCAGCAGCTATCATGATGCTGATTGAAGGCGAGATTGTGGAATTCAAGCAGTGGCTCAACCTCCTTGGGGTTGTTCCGGTCATTTCCGCCCTGCGTGAGAAAGCTTTGGCCATCCAGTCCGAAACCATGAACAGCATTGAAAGAAAACTGCCTCATCTCAGTGAGCGCGACAAAAAAGTGTTGAACAAACACACGAAGAGCATCATCAACCAGATGCTGAAAGACCCAATCCTGCAGGCCAAGGAAATGGCTGCACAGGCTGATGCCGATAAAGCGCTGGATTTATTTGTGAAAATCTTCAATATAGAAGACCTTGTTGCAGAACATGATGATGAAGTGAAGGCAGCAGAACCAATGCGGGCAGCAGTAAAGCCGGCCGTGCCTTCTTTTCAGTCATAA
- a CDS encoding LiaI-LiaF-like domain-containing protein gives MKNQRIFPGIILIGFGAYFLMQRSNVQLFQDFYSWPTLLLIVGIAFLFQGYGARDYEAILPGVILAGFGLHFHIVSRLEVWPDHIGTFILIIALGFLLRAQKTGAGFVQGLLFLSISILLLFNDKAENILGPLGPGLSSILRFWPAALVLVGLYLLLSKKK, from the coding sequence ATGAAAAACCAGCGGATTTTCCCAGGAATCATCCTTATAGGCTTCGGTGCCTATTTCCTGATGCAGCGCTCAAACGTACAATTATTCCAGGATTTCTATTCCTGGCCGACACTATTATTGATCGTCGGTATTGCTTTTCTATTCCAGGGATACGGAGCCAGAGATTATGAAGCGATCCTTCCCGGCGTCATCCTGGCAGGGTTTGGATTGCACTTCCATATTGTAAGCCGGCTCGAAGTGTGGCCTGACCATATCGGCACCTTCATCCTGATCATCGCCCTCGGGTTCCTGCTCAGAGCCCAAAAGACGGGGGCAGGCTTTGTCCAGGGGCTGCTTTTCCTGTCCATCAGCATCCTGCTTCTATTCAATGACAAAGCAGAAAACATTTTAGGACCATTGGGGCCGGGCCTATCATCCATCTTAAGATTCTGGCCGGCTGCACTTGTGCTGGTAGGCCTGTACCTGCTGTTATCAAAGAAAAAGTAG
- a CDS encoding amino acid ABC transporter ATP-binding protein, whose protein sequence is MNEAVMIKVEKLNKSFGDLHVLKDIDMTVKESDVVCLIGASGSGKSTLLRCLNFLEMKDSGNIVIEGEKVEKETHDLNRIRSKVGMVFQHFYLFPHRTVLENVMEAPVYVKKVPKDQARKEAKELLKKVGLSDKEDVYPAKLSGGQKQRVAIARALAMKPDIMLFDEPTSALDPELVGEVLATMKDLAKEGMTMIVVTHEMGFAREVADFAVYMHEGRIVEVGHPEQLFLSPKEERTKSFLDSVL, encoded by the coding sequence ATGAATGAAGCAGTCATGATAAAAGTGGAGAAGCTGAACAAGTCGTTTGGGGACCTTCATGTATTGAAGGATATAGATATGACAGTGAAAGAAAGCGATGTAGTCTGTTTGATCGGGGCAAGCGGGTCAGGAAAAAGCACGCTGCTGCGATGCCTCAACTTCCTTGAAATGAAGGACAGCGGAAACATTGTCATTGAAGGGGAGAAGGTTGAGAAAGAAACGCATGACCTGAACAGGATCCGGTCAAAAGTGGGGATGGTGTTTCAGCATTTCTACCTGTTCCCCCATCGGACTGTCCTTGAGAATGTAATGGAGGCCCCGGTGTATGTAAAAAAAGTGCCAAAGGATCAGGCCAGGAAAGAGGCAAAAGAGCTCCTGAAAAAAGTGGGGTTATCAGATAAAGAGGATGTATATCCCGCCAAGCTGTCAGGGGGGCAGAAGCAAAGGGTTGCCATTGCAAGGGCATTGGCCATGAAGCCTGATATCATGCTGTTTGACGAACCGACCTCTGCGCTTGACCCCGAGCTGGTCGGTGAAGTGCTTGCCACCATGAAGGACCTTGCGAAGGAAGGGATGACCATGATTGTCGTGACCCATGAAATGGGCTTTGCGAGAGAAGTCGCCGATTTTGCGGTATATATGCATGAAGGAAGGATTGTCGAGGTAGGCCATCCGGAGCAGCTGTTTTTGAGCCCGAAGGAAGAGCGGACAAAAAGCTTCCTGGATTCTGTGCTGTAA
- a CDS encoding amino acid ABC transporter permease, with product MELAGKFIETYPVFLRGMLLTFELTIVSVFIAIFIGLFFAFLKISRIKVLEWIADIYIFLVRGTPLVVQIFIFYFGLTSLNISQFLAVVLGLAFHNGAYIAEIFRGSIQSIEKGQMEAGRSLGMSAGLAMRRIILPQAVRRALPPLGNQFIIALKDSSLASFIGMYELFNVATTYGSNEYDYMSYLLIVAVYYLILVLVFSFLVSIIEKRMAISD from the coding sequence ATGGAACTTGCAGGAAAGTTTATAGAAACATATCCCGTATTTTTACGGGGCATGCTTCTTACCTTTGAATTGACGATTGTTTCTGTTTTTATAGCCATCTTCATCGGGCTGTTTTTTGCCTTTTTAAAAATCTCGCGAATAAAAGTTCTTGAATGGATTGCAGATATATATATATTCCTTGTAAGGGGAACGCCTTTGGTTGTCCAGATATTTATCTTCTACTTTGGGCTGACATCTCTGAATATCTCGCAGTTTCTGGCCGTTGTCCTTGGGCTCGCCTTCCATAACGGCGCTTATATAGCGGAGATTTTCAGGGGCTCGATTCAGTCCATTGAAAAAGGGCAGATGGAAGCGGGCAGGTCGCTCGGCATGTCAGCCGGGCTTGCTATGAGGCGCATCATTCTTCCGCAGGCAGTTCGAAGGGCCCTGCCGCCTCTTGGCAATCAATTCATTATAGCGCTGAAGGATTCATCCCTTGCCTCATTCATTGGCATGTACGAGCTTTTCAATGTGGCGACCACATATGGATCAAATGAGTATGACTATATGAGCTATCTTTTAATCGTGGCAGTCTATTACCTCATACTGGTGCTCGTATTCTCATTCCTGGTCAGCATTATTGAAAAGCGGATGGCAATTAGTGATTAA
- a CDS encoding transporter substrate-binding domain-containing protein: protein MKKWIIAVVILCCAAVLGACGKKEASSGGMELADEGKFTYAASGEFKPFSVTEADGTMTGFDIEVGEAVAKELGLEPVQKKFKFGGIVEGVKSGRFDAAVASHTINEDRLKAVNFSIPYYYSGPQIFVRPDSSAKSLDDLKDLEIAVSKGSTYADSAEEVTDNIIFYDSDVTALEALSRGKHDAVITDFITGKEAIGSGMEIEGKELLGRSEQAIAVAKDNEELLDQINEALEKLHEDGTLTEISKKYIGEDITKDPEKE, encoded by the coding sequence TTGAAAAAATGGATCATAGCTGTTGTAATTTTATGCTGTGCCGCTGTTCTCGGAGCATGCGGGAAAAAAGAGGCATCCTCCGGGGGGATGGAGCTTGCAGACGAAGGTAAGTTTACATATGCTGCTTCAGGTGAATTCAAGCCTTTCAGCGTGACAGAAGCGGATGGGACCATGACCGGCTTTGATATTGAAGTCGGAGAAGCAGTGGCCAAGGAGCTGGGCCTTGAACCGGTTCAGAAGAAATTTAAGTTTGGCGGAATTGTTGAAGGCGTCAAATCAGGGCGTTTTGATGCCGCGGTAGCGAGCCACACCATCAATGAAGACAGGCTGAAGGCAGTGAATTTTTCCATTCCTTATTATTATTCAGGACCGCAGATTTTTGTCCGTCCTGACAGTTCGGCGAAAAGCCTTGATGATCTGAAGGATCTGGAGATTGCTGTATCCAAAGGTTCAACCTATGCAGACTCTGCTGAAGAGGTGACAGACAACATCATTTTTTACGACAGTGATGTAACCGCCCTCGAAGCATTGAGCAGGGGGAAGCATGATGCCGTCATCACTGACTTCATCACAGGCAAAGAGGCTATCGGTTCCGGGATGGAAATCGAAGGCAAGGAGCTGCTTGGGCGCAGTGAACAGGCAATTGCCGTAGCGAAGGACAATGAAGAGCTGCTTGATCAAATCAATGAAGCGCTTGAAAAGCTTCATGAAGATGGAACTTTGACAGAAATCAGCAAGAAGTACATCGGTGAGGACATCACAAAAGACCCTGAAAAGGAATAA
- the yihA gene encoding ribosome biogenesis GTP-binding protein YihA/YsxC, whose product MKVNSAEIVISAVKPAQYPEESLPEFALAGRSNVGKSSFINKMLNRKNLARTSSKPGKTQTLNFYLINEMMHFVDVPGYGYAKVSKKEREAWGRMIETYFTSREQLKAAVLIVDLRHPPTKDDIMMYDFLKHHGIRCIIIATKADKIPKTKRQKHFKITKETLELEPGDDIVLFSSETGEGKDEAWGILKKYMQS is encoded by the coding sequence ATGAAAGTAAATAGTGCTGAAATCGTTATAAGTGCGGTCAAACCGGCACAATATCCTGAGGAGTCCCTGCCCGAGTTTGCCCTGGCAGGGAGATCCAATGTCGGCAAATCCTCATTTATTAACAAAATGCTTAACCGCAAGAACCTGGCGAGGACATCCTCGAAGCCAGGCAAAACCCAGACATTGAATTTCTATCTGATCAATGAAATGATGCATTTTGTCGATGTCCCGGGATATGGCTATGCCAAAGTTTCCAAAAAGGAGCGCGAAGCTTGGGGTAGGATGATTGAAACCTATTTTACCTCCAGGGAGCAGCTGAAGGCAGCTGTCCTGATCGTCGACTTGCGCCATCCTCCTACCAAGGATGATATCATGATGTACGATTTCCTGAAGCACCATGGAATCCGATGCATCATCATAGCCACAAAGGCTGATAAAATTCCTAAAACAAAAAGGCAGAAGCATTTCAAAATCACGAAAGAGACTCTGGAGCTTGAACCTGGGGACGATATTGTTTTGTTCTCATCCGAGACCGGTGAAGGCAAGGATGAGGCCTGGGGGATTCTCAAGAAATATATGCAGAGCTAA
- the lon gene encoding endopeptidase La has product MANKKDIIVPLLPLRGLLVYPTMVLHLDVGRERSVQALEKAMVDDHLIFLTTQKDISIDEPAEDDLYKMGTLTRVKQMLKLPNGTIRVLVEGLKRAEITELTDEGDHYTVSVETYDDREDKDAEDQALMRTMLEYFEQYIKVSKKISAETYSSVSDIEEPGRMADIVASHLPLKLKEKQDILEMIDVKKRLNQVIEIIHNEKEVLNLEKKIGQRVKKSMERTQKEYYLREQMKAIQKELGDKEGKTGEIAELNDRIEQSGMPDHVKLAALKELDRYEKVPSSSAESAVIRNYIDWLVSLPWTEATVDDLNIHNAERILNRDHYGLEKVKERVLEYLAVQKLTNSLKGPILCLAGPPGVGKTSLAKSIAASLNRNFVRVSLGGVRDESEIRGHRRTYVGAMPGRIIQGMKKAETINPVFLLDEIDKMSNDFRGDPSSAMLEVLDPEQNHNFSDHYIEETYDLSKVMFIATANNLATIPGPLRDRMEIITIAGYTELEKIHIAKDHLLPKQTSEHGLSKSQLQIREDGIQKIVRYYTREAGVRGLERQLASICRKTAKIIVSGEKKKVIISEKNIEDFLGKPKFRYGQAEVEDQIGVATGLAYTTVGGDTLQIEVSLSPGKGKLVLTGKLGDVMKESAQTAFSYVRSKAKELGIEADFYEKYDIHIHVPEGAVPKDGPSAGITITTALVSALSGNPIRKEVGMTGEITLRGRVLPIGGVKEKTLSAHRAGLTKIILPKDNEKDIDDIPESVRDELDFVLVSHVDEVLKHALNGVHSNESK; this is encoded by the coding sequence ATGGCGAATAAGAAAGACATCATCGTCCCCCTCCTGCCGCTTCGGGGCTTGCTCGTCTACCCTACAATGGTCCTGCATCTGGACGTTGGACGGGAAAGATCCGTGCAGGCGCTTGAAAAAGCAATGGTAGATGACCATCTTATTTTTTTGACGACTCAAAAGGATATTTCAATAGATGAGCCGGCGGAAGATGACTTATACAAAATGGGTACTCTTACCCGTGTAAAACAAATGCTGAAGCTTCCAAACGGCACAATCCGTGTGCTGGTGGAAGGATTGAAGAGGGCAGAAATTACCGAGCTCACCGATGAGGGAGATCATTATACAGTCAGTGTTGAGACTTATGATGACAGAGAAGACAAGGATGCCGAAGACCAGGCGCTGATGAGGACGATGCTTGAGTACTTTGAACAGTACATAAAAGTATCCAAGAAGATTTCTGCAGAAACCTATTCCTCAGTATCCGATATTGAGGAACCGGGGCGCATGGCAGATATCGTCGCTTCCCATCTGCCGCTGAAGCTGAAGGAAAAGCAGGATATTCTAGAAATGATCGATGTCAAAAAAAGGCTGAATCAGGTCATAGAGATTATCCACAATGAAAAAGAGGTCCTGAATCTTGAGAAGAAGATTGGGCAGCGCGTCAAAAAAAGCATGGAAAGAACGCAGAAGGAGTATTATCTCCGTGAGCAGATGAAGGCGATTCAGAAGGAATTGGGCGATAAGGAAGGCAAAACAGGCGAAATCGCCGAGCTCAATGATAGAATCGAACAATCCGGGATGCCTGATCATGTCAAGCTTGCTGCATTAAAAGAGCTTGACCGTTATGAAAAGGTGCCTTCCAGCTCTGCTGAAAGCGCGGTAATCCGCAACTATATCGACTGGCTTGTTTCTCTGCCATGGACTGAGGCAACTGTTGATGACCTGAACATTCATAATGCAGAGCGGATCCTGAATAGGGATCATTACGGCCTTGAAAAGGTCAAGGAGCGGGTGCTGGAATATTTGGCTGTGCAAAAGCTCACCAATTCGCTGAAAGGTCCCATCCTTTGCCTGGCCGGGCCTCCGGGAGTCGGTAAGACGAGCCTTGCCAAGTCTATTGCTGCGTCGCTGAACCGCAACTTTGTCCGCGTTTCCCTTGGAGGGGTGCGGGACGAATCTGAAATCCGCGGACATAGAAGGACCTATGTCGGCGCCATGCCGGGCCGGATTATCCAGGGCATGAAAAAGGCAGAGACCATCAATCCGGTGTTCCTGCTTGATGAAATTGATAAAATGTCCAATGATTTCAGGGGAGACCCTTCATCAGCCATGCTGGAAGTCCTGGATCCTGAGCAGAACCACAATTTCAGCGATCATTATATTGAAGAAACATATGACCTGTCGAAGGTTATGTTCATTGCAACAGCGAATAATCTGGCAACCATACCGGGCCCTCTCCGCGATCGGATGGAAATTATCACGATTGCGGGCTATACGGAGCTTGAAAAGATTCATATAGCAAAGGACCATCTCCTGCCTAAGCAGACCAGCGAGCACGGGCTTTCTAAATCCCAGCTGCAGATCAGGGAGGACGGAATCCAGAAAATCGTCCGCTATTATACAAGAGAAGCAGGCGTCCGCGGGCTTGAGCGCCAGCTGGCTTCCATCTGCCGTAAGACTGCAAAGATTATTGTTTCAGGCGAGAAAAAGAAGGTCATCATTTCTGAAAAGAATATAGAAGACTTCCTTGGCAAGCCAAAGTTCAGATATGGCCAGGCAGAGGTCGAGGACCAGATCGGGGTTGCGACCGGCCTTGCTTATACAACAGTTGGCGGAGACACGCTGCAGATCGAAGTATCCTTATCTCCAGGCAAAGGCAAATTGGTCCTGACAGGCAAGCTTGGGGATGTCATGAAAGAATCTGCACAGACAGCATTCAGCTATGTCCGTTCAAAAGCGAAAGAGCTGGGCATCGAGGCAGATTTTTATGAAAAGTACGATATCCACATCCATGTGCCTGAAGGTGCCGTTCCAAAAGACGGCCCATCTGCAGGGATTACCATCACTACAGCCCTTGTTTCAGCGCTGTCGGGGAATCCGATACGCAAAGAAGTGGGGATGACAGGAGAAATAACGCTCCGCGGCCGGGTCTTGCCGATCGGCGGAGTGAAAGAAAAAACTTTAAGTGCCCATAGAGCGGGATTGACTAAAATTATCCTTCCTAAAGATAATGAAAAAGATATTGATGATATTCCAGAGAGTGTCCGCGACGAATTGGATTTTGTTCTCGTATCACATGTTGACGAAGTTCTCAAGCACGCCCTGAATGGAGTGCACAGCAATGAAAGTAAATAG